A region of Nocardioides sp. JS614 DNA encodes the following proteins:
- the mca gene encoding mycothiol conjugate amidase Mca: MTQHPTHHQAHRPARPPDGPRAGLRLMHVHAHPDDESSKGAATTARYVAEGVDVHVATCTGGERGSILNPKMDRPDILANITEIRRQEMERARDILGIRQDWLGFVDSGWPEGDPKPPLPDGCFALVPLEEAIAPLVRLVREFRPHVMTTYDERGGYPHPDHVKCHQVSVAAFEAAADPERFPELGEPWQVLKLYYHHSFNRPRMVAIDEAMREHGLESPYAERLKDWKPEPEWDARITTRVPCADYFGVRDQALLAHATQIDPDGFWFAIPRELQERVWPTEDYELVVSHVPAPPPEDDLFAGITDQR; the protein is encoded by the coding sequence GTGACGCAGCACCCCACCCACCACCAGGCTCACCGCCCGGCACGACCGCCCGACGGCCCCCGCGCCGGCCTCCGCCTGATGCACGTCCACGCCCACCCCGACGACGAGTCGTCCAAGGGCGCCGCGACGACGGCGCGCTACGTCGCGGAGGGGGTCGACGTCCACGTCGCGACGTGCACCGGCGGTGAGCGCGGCTCGATCCTGAACCCGAAGATGGACCGGCCCGACATCCTGGCGAACATCACCGAGATCCGCCGCCAGGAGATGGAACGGGCCCGTGACATCCTCGGGATCCGGCAGGACTGGCTGGGCTTCGTCGACTCCGGCTGGCCCGAGGGGGACCCGAAGCCGCCGCTGCCGGACGGCTGCTTCGCGCTGGTGCCGCTGGAGGAGGCGATCGCACCGCTGGTGCGCCTGGTGCGGGAGTTCCGCCCGCACGTGATGACGACGTACGACGAGCGCGGGGGCTACCCGCACCCCGACCACGTGAAGTGCCACCAGGTCAGCGTCGCGGCGTTCGAGGCCGCCGCCGACCCGGAGCGGTTCCCCGAGCTGGGCGAGCCCTGGCAGGTCCTCAAGCTCTACTACCACCACTCCTTCAACCGGCCCCGGATGGTGGCGATCGACGAGGCGATGCGTGAGCACGGCCTGGAGTCGCCGTACGCCGAGCGCCTCAAGGACTGGAAGCCGGAGCCGGAGTGGGATGCCCGGATCACCACCCGGGTGCCGTGTGCGGACTACTTCGGGGTGCGCGACCAGGCGCTGCTCGCGCACGCCACCCAGATCGACCCGGACGGGTTCTGGTTCGCCATCCCGCGCGAGCTGCAGGAGCGGGTCTGGCCGACCGAGGACTACGAGCTGGTCGTGAGCCACGTGCCCGCCCCGCCCCCCGAGGACGACCTGTTCGCCGGCATCACCGACCAGCGCTGA